From the Synechococcales cyanobacterium T60_A2020_003 genome, one window contains:
- a CDS encoding tetratricopeptide repeat protein codes for MQKPQLSPIEQSLRTYAIALQQLEAIAPTYTEAEILEVLSARNTLRSVLAQQSGTYIPSATLHQVLDLDERLRSHAAAIAQYGDLEAWCESLEPADTAWWWRFQRPPHPLERLDWLWSALTMACLTASVSILVALGMRFLSQKPDVASFFMFLTPSLMTLAAGGALTRAGRETLEHGLSRLGLSKHWWHEVKFALALVLLIALMTFYALLPQLSRIYDNLGLQLWKEGNFSMAIARYTRSLQPDPSNARTRFHLGRLYEDLGQLEEAMMEYQLATQAGFLEAYPPLARLYILTDQPERAVQLLLPMEPLIEDETVDVEIRYGIATNLGWARLEQERWAEAEGYLRRAVDIANISEVEDPGASICLLAQAMDAQGQPEAMAVWRACAEHGNPMASPEEDAWVWEAQTKVGNAASRTAP; via the coding sequence ATGCAAAAACCCCAGCTTTCGCCTATTGAGCAATCGCTTCGCACCTATGCGATCGCCCTTCAGCAGTTAGAGGCGATCGCTCCAACCTATACTGAAGCCGAAATTCTAGAGGTTTTATCGGCGCGGAATACCTTACGGTCGGTTCTGGCTCAGCAATCGGGCACCTACATCCCATCGGCCACGTTACACCAAGTGTTGGATTTAGACGAACGGTTGCGATCCCACGCGGCAGCGATCGCCCAGTACGGGGATTTAGAAGCCTGGTGCGAAAGTCTTGAACCTGCGGATACCGCTTGGTGGTGGCGATTCCAGCGACCGCCCCATCCTCTAGAGCGATTGGATTGGTTGTGGAGTGCGCTGACGATGGCCTGTTTGACAGCCAGTGTCAGCATTTTGGTGGCGTTAGGAATGCGCTTTCTCAGCCAGAAACCGGATGTCGCGAGTTTCTTCATGTTTTTGACGCCCAGTTTGATGACGCTGGCGGCGGGCGGCGCATTGACGCGAGCAGGACGAGAAACCTTAGAACATGGACTTTCCCGATTGGGACTGTCAAAGCACTGGTGGCATGAGGTGAAGTTTGCCCTTGCACTTGTTCTCTTAATTGCATTGATGACGTTCTATGCGCTGCTACCCCAGTTGAGCCGAATCTACGACAATCTTGGGTTGCAACTTTGGAAAGAGGGCAATTTTTCAATGGCGATCGCCCGCTATACGCGATCGCTCCAGCCTGATCCGAGTAACGCCCGCACTCGCTTCCACCTAGGGCGACTGTATGAGGATCTAGGACAACTGGAGGAAGCAATGATGGAATACCAGTTAGCCACTCAAGCCGGATTTTTAGAGGCGTATCCGCCCTTGGCGCGGCTTTACATCCTTACCGATCAGCCCGAACGAGCCGTGCAGCTTTTGCTCCCGATGGAACCCCTCATTGAGGATGAAACCGTTGATGTCGAGATTCGCTACGGCATTGCAACGAACCTGGGATGGGCGCGGCTAGAGCAGGAGCGATGGGCAGAAGCAGAGGGCTATCTCCGTCGCGCGGTTGATATTGCGAACATCTCGGAGGTCGAGGATCCGGGGGCTAGCATTTGTCTCTTGGCTCAGGCGATGGATGCCCAAGGGCAACCGGAGGCCATGGCCGTTTGGCGTGCCTGCGCCGAACATGGGAATCCCATGGCGTCCCCAGAGGAAGATGCCTGGGTGTGGGAGGCGCAGACCAAAGTGGGGAACGCTGCGTCGAGGACAGCCCCATAA
- a CDS encoding phycocyanobilin:ferredoxin oxidoreductase, with protein MTSSQSSALREQQHPLIRNLGIAIEEVWKTHLDLSPYQLPEDLGYVEGRLEGERLVIENCCYQTPQFRKLHLELAKVGQSLDILHCVMFPRPEYDLPMFGADLVGGRGQISAAIVDLSPVSAPVLSGVAAPGSRPLPDAYTTAMRRLAPTSFSQPRDLPIWGEIFSEFCLFVRPSSPDEEQQFLDHVRAVLTIHCQMAIATPPTPEKLDAILAGQRHYCMRQQENDKTRRVLEKAFGDAWAERYMTTVLFDMPN; from the coding sequence ATGACATCGTCTCAATCGTCCGCGTTGCGAGAACAGCAGCATCCCCTGATTCGCAATTTGGGTATTGCTATTGAAGAGGTATGGAAGACCCACCTTGATCTGTCGCCTTATCAACTTCCTGAGGATTTGGGGTATGTGGAAGGGCGGTTGGAAGGAGAGCGATTGGTGATTGAAAACTGCTGCTATCAAACCCCCCAATTTCGGAAACTGCATTTGGAACTGGCAAAAGTCGGGCAATCGCTGGATATCCTGCACTGCGTGATGTTTCCCCGCCCGGAGTATGACCTGCCGATGTTTGGAGCTGATTTGGTGGGGGGGCGGGGCCAAATCAGTGCGGCAATTGTAGACTTGTCTCCCGTGAGTGCGCCAGTTCTTAGCGGCGTGGCGGCACCCGGTTCTCGACCCTTGCCCGATGCCTATACGACTGCGATGCGACGGTTAGCCCCTACCTCCTTTTCCCAGCCTAGAGATTTACCTATTTGGGGGGAGATTTTCTCGGAGTTTTGCCTGTTTGTGCGTCCGAGTAGTCCGGATGAGGAACAGCAGTTTTTGGATCATGTGCGAGCCGTGTTGACGATTCACTGTCAGATGGCGATCGCCACACCGCCGACGCCTGAAAAGCTCGATGCCATCCTAGCGGGGCAGCGACACTATTGTATGCGGCAGCAAGAAAACGACAAGACGCGGCGGGTACTGGAAAAAGCGTTTGGGGATGCCTGGGCAGAGCGCTACATGACCACGGTTTTATTTGATATGCCTAACTAG
- a CDS encoding serine/threonine protein kinase, which produces MAGQILGDRYEVQQQLGKKSGRWTLLAQDLTDGSPVILKLIFIDDELKPDDLRLFKREIEILKVISHPSTPRYLGYFEIELPMDGKALALVQSYVEGKSIDSFLKEGRTFSEREVKHIAKELLKIVDYLHMQEPPIIHRDIKPSNVLLASQPDRDAVRVCLVDFGSVKSLTNPEATSLTLVGTQGYMSPEQMGGRTVQASDLYSLGVTLITALTGLEPTDLPMRGMRFDFGEIATVSDPFAQWLKQMIQPGLDRRFTDAQEALTQLRSIL; this is translated from the coding sequence ATGGCAGGGCAAATATTGGGCGATCGCTACGAAGTGCAGCAACAACTCGGCAAAAAGTCTGGACGCTGGACGCTGCTCGCCCAGGATCTGACGGATGGTTCTCCCGTCATTCTCAAGCTCATTTTTATAGACGATGAGCTGAAACCCGATGATCTCCGCCTATTTAAGCGGGAGATTGAGATTTTGAAAGTCATCTCCCATCCATCTACGCCCCGCTATTTAGGGTATTTCGAAATCGAGTTGCCGATGGATGGCAAAGCTCTAGCCCTGGTTCAATCCTACGTTGAAGGTAAATCTATCGACAGTTTCTTGAAAGAAGGGCGCACCTTTAGTGAGCGAGAAGTGAAGCATATCGCCAAGGAACTGCTGAAAATCGTGGACTATCTCCACATGCAGGAACCGCCCATTATCCATCGAGATATTAAGCCCAGCAACGTGCTCCTTGCCTCCCAGCCCGATCGAGACGCGGTTCGTGTGTGCCTGGTCGATTTTGGATCCGTCAAGTCTCTCACGAATCCAGAAGCAACATCGCTGACGCTAGTCGGCACTCAGGGCTATATGTCACCCGAGCAAATGGGAGGTCGCACGGTACAAGCGTCGGATCTGTATAGTTTAGGGGTAACGCTCATTACCGCATTGACGGGGTTAGAGCCGACCGATCTGCCCATGCGCGGTATGCGGTTTGATTTTGGGGAAATTGCGACGGTGAGTGATCCCTTTGCCCAGTGGCTCAAACAAATGATTCAACCGGGCCTCGATCGGCGTTTTACCGATGCTCAGGAAGCTCTAACACAGTTGCGATCGATTCTATAG
- a CDS encoding serine/threonine protein kinase, with amino-acid sequence MTDVDPNLGRRLSNRYDLVSLLGYGSMGRVYEARDMLLGGVPVAVKFLSQTLLNNRMRQRFEREAMTCALLGQRSIHIVRVTDYGVNEDEIPYYVMECLKGQNLSEIASRQSLTIPRFLSLIRQICLGLQCAHQGILIEQEVCPIIHRDIKPSNILIVQDESLGELAKILDFGIAKLLQEDAGATNCFMGTLPYSSPEQMEGRELDPRSDIYSLGIMMFQLLSGKMPLHVDTHTFGGWYKAHHHQMPRSFQSVNADLKIPKVLESLIMSCLEKSPGDRPQSVVEILKALEPLEQRFGTGRQIGQRIGEALSKVQVTPHQPTDRISGSTKGVCALATWPKTMPIADIVFPNLIKTDEGHQATLWVMLPHDEIQKRASCTRYNQFLFLEAPHPMMLWLTVLYSTLAGPKWMPSYLDLKSPQGQQIARVLCNTGEYKILLFSQENPNRCASMLTSTIADPQRRLMQVWISTSQLSNTTSHASLSKNILKAELEKLKPKVLMKLESIYNTVDQDLSG; translated from the coding sequence ATGACAGATGTAGATCCCAACCTCGGACGACGACTTTCAAATCGGTATGACCTAGTGAGCCTACTGGGTTACGGGTCGATGGGACGCGTGTATGAAGCACGGGATATGCTGTTGGGTGGAGTGCCCGTTGCCGTTAAATTTTTATCCCAAACCCTGCTAAACAACCGCATGCGTCAGCGTTTTGAGCGAGAAGCGATGACGTGCGCCCTATTAGGACAGCGCAGCATTCACATCGTGCGCGTGACTGATTATGGGGTGAATGAAGACGAAATTCCCTATTACGTGATGGAATGCCTGAAGGGGCAAAACCTCAGTGAGATCGCGAGTCGTCAATCGCTCACCATTCCCCGCTTTTTGAGCCTCATTCGGCAGATTTGTTTAGGATTGCAATGCGCTCACCAGGGCATTCTGATTGAGCAAGAAGTCTGTCCGATTATCCATCGCGACATTAAACCGAGCAACATCTTGATTGTTCAGGATGAGAGCTTGGGGGAACTCGCCAAGATTTTAGACTTCGGTATCGCCAAACTGCTCCAGGAAGATGCGGGGGCAACCAACTGCTTTATGGGAACGCTTCCCTACTCCTCGCCAGAACAAATGGAGGGACGAGAGCTAGACCCCCGCTCGGACATCTATAGCCTGGGTATCATGATGTTCCAACTTTTAAGTGGCAAGATGCCACTCCACGTGGATACCCATACCTTTGGCGGATGGTACAAGGCTCACCATCATCAAATGCCTCGCTCCTTTCAATCCGTTAACGCCGATCTTAAGATTCCCAAGGTGCTCGAAAGCTTGATCATGAGCTGCCTTGAAAAATCACCGGGCGATCGCCCCCAAAGTGTCGTCGAAATCTTAAAAGCCCTAGAGCCCCTAGAACAGCGATTTGGAACCGGACGCCAGATTGGTCAACGCATTGGCGAAGCCCTCTCTAAGGTGCAAGTGACGCCCCACCAGCCCACTGACAGGATCAGCGGCTCAACAAAAGGGGTTTGTGCGCTAGCCACGTGGCCTAAAACAATGCCGATCGCAGATATTGTCTTTCCCAATTTAATCAAAACGGATGAGGGACACCAGGCGACCCTGTGGGTCATGCTGCCCCACGACGAAATTCAAAAACGGGCATCTTGCACTCGGTACAATCAATTTCTATTTCTTGAAGCTCCCCATCCCATGATGCTGTGGTTAACCGTTCTCTATAGCACCCTGGCAGGACCCAAATGGATGCCGTCTTATCTGGATCTAAAGTCTCCCCAAGGACAGCAGATTGCCCGTGTGCTTTGCAATACTGGCGAGTACAAGATCTTGCTATTTTCTCAGGAAAATCCGAACCGCTGTGCAAGCATGCTCACGTCTACAATTGCGGATCCGCAGCGACGGCTAATGCAAGTGTGGATTTCGACCAGTCAACTGTCGAACACAACATCCCACGCATCGCTGAGCAAAAATATTTTGAAGGCTGAACTCGAAAAGCTAAAGCCCAAAGTCCTCATGAAACTAGAGTCCATCTACAACACAGTCGATCAAGATCTATCGGGCTAA
- a CDS encoding universal stress protein: MFQRALICTDFTDGLQRLTHFVPNLAASGLQQIIFFHAIPLSEEREIPKVYEAEIAAARDRLYANVKDVPAGVEVKIEIRTGKPGDTILKIAQANNSDLIILGMPTRSLLEEKLFGSTTLDLCQRNAKPVLILRPQLISAYTTEELALRCQHLNRYFLLPYNGAEASDALVSTIKQMAQDRPAHSLERCLLCWIFEEQGLRGLPPKYSETEAAQKLDAAKRELEQVGLKVTTELRRGDPVEGIMDVALEHDISAIVVTAKQNWLKWSVRGLAEELLRGSWYPILYLPTKG, translated from the coding sequence ATGTTTCAGCGTGCCCTCATCTGCACGGATTTCACCGACGGACTCCAGCGTTTAACCCACTTTGTACCCAACTTGGCCGCGAGTGGGCTACAGCAGATTATTTTTTTTCATGCTATTCCTCTTTCTGAAGAACGAGAAATCCCCAAAGTCTATGAGGCTGAGATAGCCGCAGCACGCGATCGCCTCTACGCCAATGTTAAAGATGTGCCTGCCGGGGTGGAGGTCAAAATCGAAATCCGCACCGGAAAACCGGGCGATACCATCCTCAAGATTGCCCAAGCCAATAACAGCGATTTGATCATCCTGGGCATGCCAACCCGCAGCCTGCTAGAGGAAAAGCTGTTTGGCAGTACCACCCTCGATCTCTGCCAGCGCAACGCGAAGCCCGTGTTAATTCTGAGACCCCAGCTCATCTCTGCCTACACCACCGAAGAACTAGCGCTGCGGTGTCAGCACCTCAATCGCTACTTTTTGCTACCCTACAACGGCGCGGAAGCATCCGATGCCTTGGTGTCCACCATCAAGCAAATGGCTCAGGATCGGCCTGCCCATTCCCTAGAGCGTTGCCTACTCTGCTGGATTTTTGAAGAGCAAGGTTTGCGGGGGTTGCCTCCGAAATACAGCGAAACCGAAGCCGCGCAGAAGTTAGACGCTGCAAAACGGGAGCTAGAGCAAGTTGGCCTGAAGGTTACTACCGAACTCCGCCGCGGTGATCCAGTAGAAGGTATTATGGACGTTGCGCTGGAGCACGACATTAGCGCCATTGTGGTCACCGCGAAGCAAAATTGGTTGAAATGGTCGGTACGTGGCCTTGCCGAAGAGTTGTTGCGGGGGAGTTGGTACCCGATTCTGTATTTACCCACTAAGGGCTGA
- a CDS encoding NblA/ycf18 family protein codes for MNFLSFDLSMEQEFEIQKVKQEVQGMSREQALELLLEVSKTLMIKDNLIRDLMKRARI; via the coding sequence ATGAATTTCCTCTCATTTGATTTATCGATGGAACAAGAGTTCGAAATCCAAAAGGTAAAGCAAGAGGTTCAAGGTATGAGCCGCGAACAAGCCTTAGAGCTACTTCTGGAAGTTTCGAAAACCCTCATGATCAAAGACAATCTGATTCGTGACTTGATGAAGCGAGCCCGTATTTAG
- a CDS encoding NblA/ycf18 family protein produces the protein MDPSAYDLTLEQQFQMRLMEASADNMTHEQAQALLVQASRLLMIKDNVIRNLLRKTPLDSFGLEA, from the coding sequence ATGGATCCTTCTGCTTACGATCTCACTCTAGAACAGCAGTTCCAAATGCGTCTGATGGAGGCATCCGCAGACAACATGACCCACGAGCAAGCGCAGGCACTTCTCGTGCAAGCGTCTCGGTTGCTGATGATCAAAGACAACGTGATCCGCAACCTGCTACGAAAAACACCGCTAGACAGCTTTGGGCTGGAAGCCTAG
- a CDS encoding DUF58 domain-containing protein produces the protein MNIFEAINQWFENRWVAPAYSGWLLLGLAIFFFAAATNTMVGWLYVISGTMIALLAIASVLPPLVLKHLQVKRSPISPISAGNTIQVELHLVNPTPRPKTLFEVYDLLPIVLAPPQRHTVEFVPAQDSYRWVYSQPAPRRGIYRWHTVQLRTAAPLGLFWCRRTVQSPATAIVYPRDLNLSQCPLLDEIGTDTHHFIQSRQQSHGATEGLTRALRPYRWGDPTRLVHWRTSARYGELRVRELEVLTGGQAVVIGLDSAIAWDDEDCFEQAVTAATSLYFYALRQNLSVQLWTAATGLVRGDTAVLETLAGVTMQEDAQDSHIRFPNCPWIWLSQTPAHLAQLPPDSRGIIWGAIAPSHPHSCLRIQPHQLLQPQLQASASTPG, from the coding sequence ATGAACATTTTTGAGGCCATCAACCAATGGTTTGAAAACCGCTGGGTTGCGCCAGCCTACAGTGGTTGGTTGTTATTAGGGTTAGCCATTTTCTTCTTTGCCGCCGCGACCAATACCATGGTCGGCTGGCTCTACGTAATCAGCGGCACCATGATTGCCCTATTGGCGATCGCCTCCGTTTTGCCCCCCCTCGTTCTCAAACATCTTCAGGTCAAGCGCAGCCCCATCTCCCCCATCAGCGCTGGCAATACCATTCAGGTCGAACTTCATCTCGTGAACCCGACCCCTCGCCCCAAAACCCTGTTTGAAGTTTACGATCTACTGCCCATCGTCCTTGCCCCTCCACAGCGACACACCGTCGAATTTGTACCCGCTCAAGACTCCTATCGCTGGGTGTACAGTCAGCCAGCCCCCCGGCGCGGCATTTACCGCTGGCATACCGTCCAGCTTCGCACCGCCGCCCCCCTAGGTCTATTCTGGTGTCGCCGTACCGTGCAGAGCCCGGCAACGGCCATCGTCTATCCTCGCGATCTCAACCTTTCCCAGTGTCCCCTCCTCGACGAAATCGGCACCGACACCCACCACTTCATCCAAAGCCGACAACAATCCCACGGCGCCACCGAAGGACTGACCCGCGCCCTGCGTCCTTACCGTTGGGGCGATCCCACCCGCTTAGTTCACTGGCGCACCAGCGCCCGCTATGGCGAATTACGCGTTCGGGAACTGGAAGTGCTCACCGGAGGACAAGCGGTGGTGATTGGGCTAGATAGTGCGATCGCCTGGGACGACGAGGATTGCTTTGAGCAAGCGGTAACCGCCGCCACCTCCCTATACTTTTATGCCTTAAGACAGAATTTAAGCGTTCAGCTCTGGACAGCCGCCACAGGACTCGTGCGAGGAGACACGGCAGTTCTAGAAACCCTCGCTGGAGTCACCATGCAAGAAGACGCTCAGGATTCCCACATCCGTTTCCCCAACTGTCCCTGGATTTGGCTCAGCCAAACGCCCGCCCACTTAGCACAACTCCCCCCCGATAGTCGCGGCATCATCTGGGGAGCGATCGCCCCGTCTCATCCTCACTCCTGTCTCAGGATCCAGCCTCACCAACTGCTTCAGCCTCAGCTTCAAGCCTCGGCCTCTACGCCTGGGTAA
- a CDS encoding CatB-related O-acetyltransferase, whose amino-acid sequence MQTIDQKLNSFIDSTIVNHVAHVTEKDNDSIPFKNYQFLRGLIFEERVSVHSPTIIPRGKTSFIGAYSYINDGGYIRDNVFIGRYCSIGRRCSIGAISHNLFSISTHPFLRVKEYSKFKSAIQAYSDDEFQKIFGLSKRNSRDSLTIIENDVWIGDGAVIIQGVRIGSGAVIGANAVVTKDVQPYTIVGGVPAKPIRKRLSDSIAEVLLQLGYWNYRPDLLQLLPREDVLQFIREAKNLLSHNEIADFPSYILK is encoded by the coding sequence ATGCAGACCATTGACCAAAAGCTAAATTCATTTATTGATTCAACGATTGTCAATCATGTTGCTCACGTTACGGAAAAAGATAATGATTCTATACCTTTCAAAAATTATCAATTCTTGCGAGGATTGATTTTTGAAGAGAGAGTTTCCGTACATTCCCCAACCATCATACCACGTGGGAAAACATCATTTATTGGTGCATATTCATACATTAATGATGGTGGCTACATAAGAGACAATGTTTTTATAGGTCGTTATTGCTCTATTGGTAGGAGATGTAGCATTGGAGCTATCAGTCATAATCTATTCTCTATTTCCACACATCCATTTCTGAGGGTAAAGGAGTATAGCAAGTTCAAAAGTGCTATTCAGGCATACTCTGATGATGAATTTCAAAAGATATTTGGTCTTAGCAAAAGGAATTCTAGAGATAGCTTAACTATCATTGAAAATGATGTTTGGATAGGAGACGGAGCAGTAATAATTCAAGGGGTAAGGATTGGTTCTGGCGCAGTTATTGGCGCTAACGCAGTTGTGACTAAAGATGTTCAACCCTACACTATTGTTGGAGGAGTGCCTGCAAAGCCCATACGGAAAAGACTTTCTGATTCTATTGCTGAAGTACTTTTACAGTTAGGGTATTGGAACTACAGACCTGACCTTTTACAACTCCTTCCTAGAGAGGATGTCCTCCAATTTATTAGAGAAGCAAAAAATTTACTTTCACATAATGAAATAGCAGATTTTCCAAGCTATATCTTAAAGTAG
- a CDS encoding methyltransferase domain-containing protein produces the protein MGTEKCPICGGQSFGEFAGRPRAKCLSCHSLERGRVVHLTLQKLGLPRKEDKILHFAPEICFINLFTSTHEENYQPCDLFPDIYKNSKKEVKRIDICEDLYSMPSSSWDLIIHNHVLEHLLCSVRGVLRGFDRILKPGGTMIFTIPIHRGKETIEDLNPGLSELERRKRFGQKDHVRLFGDDVTDLIAESLGKDCFIPVSTLFTEEEFLLHAIPWEPSKEPHGHSIFVYRKT, from the coding sequence ATGGGTACGGAAAAATGTCCAATTTGTGGCGGTCAATCCTTTGGCGAGTTTGCGGGACGTCCAAGAGCAAAATGTCTTTCCTGCCATTCTCTGGAGCGTGGTAGAGTTGTACATCTAACTCTGCAAAAACTTGGGTTGCCAAGAAAAGAAGATAAGATATTACATTTTGCCCCAGAGATTTGTTTTATCAATCTCTTTACATCAACTCACGAAGAAAATTATCAACCATGTGATTTATTTCCCGATATTTATAAGAACTCCAAAAAAGAAGTTAAACGAATAGATATATGTGAAGATCTATATTCTATGCCTTCTTCCTCATGGGATTTAATCATTCATAACCATGTATTAGAACATCTTCTCTGCTCAGTTCGAGGTGTTCTACGTGGTTTTGATAGAATTTTAAAGCCTGGAGGGACTATGATTTTTACTATACCTATACATAGAGGAAAAGAAACAATTGAAGACTTAAATCCTGGACTATCTGAGTTAGAGCGCAGAAAAAGATTTGGTCAGAAAGACCATGTTCGCTTATTTGGGGATGATGTTACGGATTTAATCGCCGAGTCTTTAGGTAAAGATTGCTTTATCCCAGTGTCAACTTTATTCACTGAAGAAGAATTTCTTTTACATGCTATTCCATGGGAACCGTCCAAAGAACCTCATGGTCATTCCATATTTGTTTATAGAAAAACTTGA